The sequence below is a genomic window from Cedecea neteri.
TGGCTGGGGAAAATTGGCGTGAGCGGCATTGGCGTCGCGCCTGCACTGATTGCGCTGGTGCTTTATGCGCTCTTGCCACTGGTGCGTGGCGTCGTGGCGGGTTTGCAGCAGGTGCCGCGCAACATCGTGGAAAGTGCGCTGGGCATGGGCATGTCGCGGGCGCAAATTTTCTGGCGAGCGGAAGTGCCGCTGGCGTTGCCGGTGCTGCTGCGCAGCCTGCGTGTGGTCTGCGTGCAGACTATCGGCATGGCGGTTATCGCCGCGCTGATTGGCGCGGGCGGGTTTGGCTCGATTATTTTCCAGGGGCTGCTGAGCAGCGCGCTGGATCTGGTTCTGCTTGGCGTGATGCCGGTTATCGCCCTGGCGGTGATCGTCGATGCGCTGTTTAAGCTGTTTATTTCTCTGCTGGAGGCAAAATAATGATCGAGTTCGATCGCGTCAGCAAATACTTCCACGGCGAAGCGGCGGTCAGTGATTTGACGCTGAACATCCGTGAAGGGCAATTCACCGTGCTGATCGGCACCTCCGGCTCAGGCAAGTCCACCACGCTGAAGATGATCAACCGGCTGGTGGAGCACGACGAAGGGCGCATTCGCTTTGCCGGGGAAGAAATCCGCAGCTTTGACCCGAAAGTGCTTCGCCGCCGCATGGGCTACGCCATCCAGTCCATTGGCCTGTTCCCGCACTGGACGGTGGCGCAGAACATCGCCACGGTGCCTGAGCTGCTGAAGTGGCCGAAGGCGAGAGTCGCCGAACGTATTGACGAGCTGCTGGAGCTGTTAGGCCTGGACGCCGCGCAGTTCCGCGACCGTTATCCGCACCAGCTCTCCGGCGGGCAGCAGCAGCGTGTGGGTGTGGCCCGTGCGCTGGCAGCCGACCCGGAAGTGCTACTGATGGACGAGCCTTTTGGGGCGCTGGATCCGGTCACCCGCGCGACGCTACAGCAGGAGATGATTCGCATTCATCAACTGCTGGGACGTACCATTGTGCTGGTGACGCACGACATCGACGAGGCCTTAACGCTGGCCGACAACATCGTGCTGATGGACGGCGGCAAAGTTATCCAGCAGGGCACGCCGCTGGAGCTGCTGACCAACCCGGCCAACGATTTTGTCCGTGACTTCTTTGGCCGCAGCGAGCTTGGTGTCCGGCTGCTTTCGCTGCGCCACGTCGCGGACAGCATTCGCGCCGATGAGCGTCTGGAAGGCGAGCCTATCCGGGCAGACATGACGCTGCGCGAGGCGCTCTCGCTGTTTATTGACCGCCAGTGTGAAAAACTGCCGGTGGTGGATGCGCAGAATCAGCCCTGCGGCGTGCTGCACTTTAGCGATCTGGTCAGGAGGGAACATGCGCCTGCTACGTGATCCTCTGCTGTGGCTTATCGCGCTTTTTGCCGCACTGCTGGTGCTACTGCCTTATACCAGCGGGCTGTTTAGCTGGCTGTTCCCGCAACTGACCAGGCCGATGTACCAGCAGGACAGCTTTGTCTCTCTGGCACTGGCGCACTTAACGCTGGTGGGGATTTCGAGCGTGGTTGCGGTGGTGATTGGCGTAGGATTGGGGATTCTGGTCACACGTCCGGCGGGGGAGGAGTTTCGTTCGCTGGTGGAGACCATTACTGCCGCCGGGCAGACTTTTCCTCCGGTGGCCGTATTAGCCGTGGCGGTGCCGGTGATGGGATTCGGACAAGAGCCAGCGATCATCGCGCTGGTGATTTACGGCCTTCTGCCGATCTTACAGGGGACGCTGGCGGGGATTGGGGCGGTGCCGGAATCCGCGCGCGAGATTGCGCTCGGCATCGGCATGAGCCGCGGGCAAATGCTGCGGAAAGTGGAGCTGCCGCTCGCCGCGCCGGTTATTCTGGCGGGCATCAGGACATCGGTGATCATTAATATTGGTACCGCGACGATTGCGTCTACCGTGGGCGCTAACACGCTCGGGTCACCGATTATTATCGGGCTAAGCGGCTTTAATACCGCCTATGTGATTCAGGGCGCGGTGCTGGTGGCGCTGGCGGCAATTGTCACTGACCGCCTGTTTGAGCGCCTG
It includes:
- a CDS encoding ABC transporter ATP-binding protein, which gives rise to MIEFDRVSKYFHGEAAVSDLTLNIREGQFTVLIGTSGSGKSTTLKMINRLVEHDEGRIRFAGEEIRSFDPKVLRRRMGYAIQSIGLFPHWTVAQNIATVPELLKWPKARVAERIDELLELLGLDAAQFRDRYPHQLSGGQQQRVGVARALAADPEVLLMDEPFGALDPVTRATLQQEMIRIHQLLGRTIVLVTHDIDEALTLADNIVLMDGGKVIQQGTPLELLTNPANDFVRDFFGRSELGVRLLSLRHVADSIRADERLEGEPIRADMTLREALSLFIDRQCEKLPVVDAQNQPCGVLHFSDLVRREHAPAT
- a CDS encoding ABC transporter permease → MRLLRDPLLWLIALFAALLVLLPYTSGLFSWLFPQLTRPMYQQDSFVSLALAHLTLVGISSVVAVVIGVGLGILVTRPAGEEFRSLVETITAAGQTFPPVAVLAVAVPVMGFGQEPAIIALVIYGLLPILQGTLAGIGAVPESAREIALGIGMSRGQMLRKVELPLAAPVILAGIRTSVIINIGTATIASTVGANTLGSPIIIGLSGFNTAYVIQGAVLVALAAIVTDRLFERLESYVTRHAK